The following proteins are encoded in a genomic region of Phycodurus eques isolate BA_2022a chromosome 11, UOR_Pequ_1.1, whole genome shotgun sequence:
- the LOC133409971 gene encoding ubiquitin-conjugating enzyme E2 D4-like, which translates to MALKRIKKELTDLQRDPPASCSAGPVGDDMFHWQATIAGPNDSPYHGGVFFLSVHFPTDYPFKPPKVAFTTKIYHPNINSNGSICLDILRSQWSPALTVSKVLLSICSLLCDPNPDDPLVPDIAHTYKSDRQKYNEVAREWTKKFAM; encoded by the exons ATGGCTTTGAAAAGAATAAAGAAG GAATTGACGGATTTGCAGCGGGACCCTCCTGCTTCGTGTTCGGCTGGACCCGTAGGAGACGACA TGTTCCATTGGCAAGCCACCATCGCAGGACCG AATGACAGCCCATATCATGGAGGGGTTTTCTTCTTATCTGTCCATTTCCCCACAGACTATCCCTTCAAACCACCCAAG GTGGCTTTCACGACAAAAATCTATCATCCAAATATAAACAGCAATGGAAGCATCTGCCTCGACATCCTAAGGTCGCAGTGGTCACCTGCCCTTACCGTATCAAAAG TATTATTATCCATATGCTCTTTGCTATGCGATCCCAATCCCGACGACCCATTAGTCCCTGACATAGCGCACACGTACAAATCAGACAGACAAAA GTACAACGAAGTCGCCAGAGAATGGACTAAGAAGTTTGCGATGTGA